The following nucleotide sequence is from Thermodesulfobacteriota bacterium.
TATAGATACTTACGTGTATAAAGCACTGTAAATTAACACCACTAGGAGGTCACCTAAAAAGTGAAAGATACATTTGGATATTCCTCACCGCAGAAAGTTACATCTGAAAGAGATATTCGAGTTGAATTCACAGGGAAAAACCTGACCAAGTTCGGTGGTATCCAACTTGTAAGGAAATTCTTTAGACATCTAAAGGTTAAAGAAGAGCTTGAAAGTGCCGTCCCAATTGTGAAGAGGGAAAGTAAGTTTTCAGCGGGAGGGATGCTTGTATCTCTAGTTTACGCTGTAATTCTTGACCTCATGAGACAGAGTGACACCACAATGCTTAGGCTTGATAAGGTATTTCAGAAGATAGCTGGACTAGATGATTATCCTACCCAGAGCACAATCAGCCGATTTTTAAAGGGCTTTAGAATAGAGACGGCAAAAGGGATAATAAAGGTAAACCAAAAGCTTCTAAAGAGCGCAAGGAGAAACTTTGAGGGATGGCGTAAGATCACACTGGATTTAGATTCCCATGTGAGGACAGCTTATGG
It contains:
- a CDS encoding transposase, which codes for MKDTFGYSSPQKVTSERDIRVEFTGKNLTKFGGIQLVRKFFRHLKVKEELESAVPIVKRESKFSAGGMLVSLVYAVILDLMRQSDTTMLRLDKVFQKIAGLDDYPTQSTISRFLKGFRIETAKGIIKVNQKLLKSARRNFEGWRKITLDLDSHVRTAYGHQQRVSVGYYPKKPGRSSFHPLFCFIRTWQKTPGF